From the genome of Lutzomyia longipalpis isolate SR_M1_2022 chromosome 2, ASM2433408v1, one region includes:
- the LOC129791369 gene encoding trypsin-1-like: protein MNTFLCLIVLIGCAVVASAKPRVVGGEEAKPHEFPYMISLQWLDNPEQKHFCGGSILNENWVLTAGHCIKAFSNVTGMTEIVAGAHLISQPSQYEQRRKPKSIIVHESYDMANSPGPYDLALIEVDEPFVFNEYVGSLSLPADEPFYPTGSLTITGWGSTSTDEIPEYSDKLLKADVDMVTLEMCYRMYANGPLHDTNLCAGDRYKVPCNCDSGGPLVDIDSTGKVVVYGIVSWSYQPCGVPGKTAVFVNVSYFVNWIQERIFSKQN from the exons ATGAATACCTTCCTCTGCCTTATTGTGCTCATTGGATGTGCTGTTGTGGCTTCCGCCAAGCCCCGAGTTGTGGGTGGAGAAGAAGCCAAGCCCCATGAATTCCCCTACATG atttcccTCCAATGGCTGGACAACCCGGAGCAGAAGCATTTCTGCGGTGGAtcaattctcaatgaaaattgggTTCTTACAGCAGGGCATTGCATTAAAGCCTTCAGCAATGTTACGGGGATGACTGAAATTGTTGCTGGAGCTCATCTTATCTCCCAACCAAGCCAGTATGAGCAGAGGAGGAAGCCCAAGTCAATCATTGTCCATGAATCATACGACATGGCAAATAGTCCGGGACCATATGATCTTGCTCTCATTGAAGTTGATGAACCTTTCGTATTCAATGAATACGTCGGGAGTCTCAGCTTACCCGCAGATGAGCCATTCTATCCAACTGGAAGCCTCACAATCACAGGCTGGGGATCAACATCAACCGATGAAATTCCCGAATATTCCGATAAGCTTCTCAAGGCTGACGTTGATATGGTCACATTGGAGATGTGCTACAGAATGTACGCCAATGGTCCGCTCCACGACACGAATCTCTGTGCTGGAGATCGCTACAAAGTTCCCTGCAATTGTGACTCCGGTGGCCCACTCGTTGATATTGATTCCACAGGAAAGGTTGTCGTCTATGGTATTGTTAGCTGGTCCTACCAACCATGTGGAGTGCCAGGGAAGACTGCTGTCTTCGTGAATGTTTCGTACTTCGTAAATTGGATTCAGGAGAGAATTTTCAGCAAGCAAAATTAA